CTTCTTAGATTAATGACTTTTAATTGTGCCAACTGGACACACGTAATGACTACATGAAGTCATTCTTTATATTGTCAATGTGCCGACAATTAGGACCGGATTAATCACTTAGTAGCCCCTAGGCATCGCATTGACCACGGgtcatatacagggttattggtaattcgacgtattcccgttaggaggtgataggggtgattatttgcgataattttaacccccatatgcatgatgctaaagtgaaccatttttgagttatcgcgttttttagattttttcaaaataagataATACCAATAACCCTTTATATGTACGTACAGTAACGGCATGTGATATCCAACTGCTAGACTAAGGCCTCCATTTCTTTTGGGCTTGGAATTTATTTTGACATCCAGCTCCAATGTGGTTTTGCGGATGGATAGTAtatgaggcagaatttcattcgacaGGTTTCcatacgatgttttccttcactgagcacgagaagaattataaatataaaaaaaaagtacacgtAAACTTAGTAGTGCTTGCTTGcgtttgaaccagcaatcttcTGTTAAATTCAGTCATTGTCGCGTGATGGCATATGCTTTGTTATTAGCAGtggtatattttactttttaaaaacaaaaatatattataaatatatgtattttaaagcgCACAAAATGTCCTCGATTTATCGATTactcttgaaataaaatattttcaatatttcgcGTTGTCCCAACAAGGTCGGCATTAAACCAAGGTGAACAtgcgtttaaatttatttttgtcaaacaATATATTGGACTTAATTATAAGATGTCTTAATAATTTCTAAAGGTTAAACAAAACGACCTCTACTATACCGATTTTCTTACTAGAATTCCATATACAGTTATTGGTATATTCTATCGTTTAAGTAAATTGTATGTAGAAGATAGATTCAAttgacttaataaatatattgaagctCAAACTAGGTAAAAAAACCGATGAAGATATTCatgaaaaaatactaaaaattgtaataacttaaatatatgcgtgcacacatcaaaaataaaataaaaaaattaatactgaCAAactgcattattattattattacatcaaATCTCTGAATATCCAAGTTTCCATTTCCATGAACTTCTCACAGAGTATTTTAAATCGATATCTATAAAACGGCTAAAGTTACATTACAAGTCAAGCGAGTACAATTCAATCAACGcttgaatttttgtttaaaataatgcagAAATAAACTTCTCTTCttttttatgatgttttaaTCCTTCGTGTCGCAGACGACGTGGTTGCTATCGTCAAGATTTTCGGCAAGGAGATCGAGCGAGAGGCCGTGAAATATATGACAGCTGATCGCATGCAAGTCGACTTTAAGCTTAAGAGCTCTCGTTTCAAGGTCAGAGATACAGTCAATCACGGAAGTGTTATTGGTAAGTCCAgctatttaacatttaaatatttatgacttcGAGGCGttcaattttaaacattacagaaaataaaagtatacaatatgggcggaaaaacgaaaaaaaaaaaaaattatcagaaaTTACAAAGCGAACTGATATTATTTTCGACGTgactgtaattataatttatcacttgaatatgattttaagtaatattatgtttcattatGTTAGTTTAACTAAATTCCAATAAAGATTTTCCTATACGTggcacaataaaaaaaaaaaccaaaagcTCTAGACAAATTAAAAACGTGTAATACACATTTATATCAATCTGTATTGAAGGTTATGAAGGTTACGAGCCCTGGTTCAACAATCTATAACAAATACGAAAGATATCAAAACTTTCAGTATAAAATTCCCATCACTTCGATTGTCTCGATAATATTCTTACAGGAACAATAATTGACatagattacaatataatacaatgatACCAAAATTCAAGACTAAAGTAGGTAAAGCTTTTTGTATAGGTTCAGGATTTTTTGGAAAAcacttttttagaaaataaatatccttTTGCACCCAAcctgattaaatataaaaaaaaaaactacaaaatttgtacataatttttttggcCAAAACTATAAACTACCTATGTGTAATTTGAAtatgatcaatatttatttattcatttatgtatttttgatgGCAACATGGCAACACTGTTCGCTTCTAGAAGGTAACTTTCATCATTGTTGTTCTTTTATTCTGCACGCTCTTTAAATTCCAGGAGAGGCGATGAATCAATTCCTCAACAACAACGCCGCTGAGATAATCGATGAAATGAGACCAGCGGCGTCTGCGGCCATTGCCAAGCACTTCCGCATCTTTCTTAACGCTGCCTTCGAAAGAATACCCATCGACGCGTGGCTCAAGCCTTAAAACTGTGAGGTGAAGTTTGATTGGTACGAATATATGTATGAGATACGAACATTGCTGatgttttttatacaattagtgatgTACGTTTTGACCAGTGAAATAAATGactgtgaaaaattaaaatataataattggttaTGTTAAATGTTGATCAGATTTTAATATGGCATTTTTTAAAGATCATTTGATGATTTAATTAAGCTTTACCAAATCACTGTTTTACGCATTGTTAAAATATCGCCAATACTGAGTAATCAATGACAGTACTGCTTGTTTATAGCTCTTGGGTAATGTAATATCAAATTCTGGAATGTGACTTAGTTGAACTATAAAATTCCTTACGTCAAAATTTGAAAAGTCATTCTCAGGAAAATAAGCCAATGAAATACCGCGACCGTGCTTACTTGTACTGGATAACAGtaagctttattatttatttagtgaagTAAGATACTTATACTTAAGgtatttgtaaaattgtattaatataatatcgatCTGATTTATTATCGTAAAGGATAGGATATTATGAATGTTATGTGTTCATAGAAATATGTGTCAATGACATTAGAaaggaaataaacaatttgtaaaaattaagacttattttattttttactttacatcTAAACTaggaatatttaattcttaataactatttttacaggttttactttcattttaactaatttaatattaatagtaataaataaattataaatattttcagtgtCAATTTCTTTACAGTATTTATGGTAACAAAATATCATCAGCGTCTAATGTACTCAATACATGATCTGCTAACGGcttgaaaaaatcttttaaagcaTCTTCCATTGGACTTTGTAGTTCTTTAGACAGTTTCTCCCAATTTTCATTCAAGAATTTGTTCATTGCATTTCCTGtaatttaaatgcatattttaatgttaccatttaataaaaatatattgctgtTATTATTAATGTCTTTCTTTAcgaaatagttaattaaatgcAAGTAACAAGTAACTCTACCTAAGTCTCCATCTCCACCAAACAGGTTGTCCAGGTCCATCGAAACCTTCTTAACGTTGAACATAACATCAAGTTTTTTGCAAGCAAGAGCATCCGCTGCATTGAGACGAGGTTTTCTTCCCAAAACTATTGTCACTGTTGCGTCGATGTCATCTGAGGATTGTAATACATTGTTacgaagtattttaaaaatcataaataactatacttaaacgaatatttttaccATATTTAGCGGAAAATTTGCCATCTCCCTCTATTGGCAACATTAAAAGTTTCCCTTTCAAGTTGTAGTTACCCTTCATCCTAAGTTCAGGTATATGAAGCGTAGCGATCACCTCATGTTTCGCAGAATGAACCCTGAATATAAGAATAGTGTTacatttaccaaaaaatatttaggattttaggttaaataaagtaaaattatatcgtaGCAAAGTTACATTCTATAAGTGATTCACTGTTGGGCTCACTCACAAAGGACTCCTTTCCTCTTGAGAAGAAGGAGCGGAGCTTTTCTCCTTGAATTCATTCATCACCGAGCAAATGGTgtgatataaacaaaaattacgaAAACGGAAATCAGTGGTACCTGCTCGGGTTAGAAACTGCAACCTTAACGTCTTctaacatttacaaataaattgtattcttattgaattattttaaagtacttaCTGAACATCTTTTACCCGCATGGTCGAAGGGCCTCTGACTGATACGTCTGTGTACGAGGATGTCACAGATATTGGTCCCGCTGTCTGTTCGATCGCTAACGATGGAACGAAAAGCGGCTCGCATGATGGCACACCGTATTCTGGCACTCCTAGTAATATTAAACAAGAATAATAAGAAgttagaaaaataatgtttagtttttttaattagatattacaaaaactaagcaatttaatagatataacGCTTAATGTGTACCTGTTGCTAATTGCGGTATGTAGGAGTTGAGCGCGTCTCTTAGGCAACGACCGAGGGCGTTCTCTTCACGGGGACAAATGAAACTACCGACTGAAACAGTAAATGAACCTTAGAAACATCACCgagtctatttattaaatattaataggaGAGAAGTTAAGAAACAGGTCAATGCACTATagaagtaaaaacaaaatgaaatctcaaaaacaaaagtaaaactttaaaaaacgaTACTTACaattgataaaacttttttctGCActacaaaaaattttaattacactgaaaattaataaaattttattcattattaattgttaacgtATCCTTTTCAGAGCAATTGCAATATAATAAGAACAATTTTGATCAtcgtatctaatttaaatacttttttaaatacgtgatgataaatttttttttatctatttaaaaacagttaatTAGCTATCTATCTTCATCTTTTTGTTATCACACGTTCTCTTTATTACATCAttctaatttatgtattatggaatatggaatataaataagtgatttgttttttttttttttgtgagctGTTCTAATACTACGGACAAAGAAACCAagacgttattttttatgtctatgtCTAAGTAGATTTCTTTTGTTGTGTCTGGCAACCACTGCtaggttattataaatatttaaatattattataagcttCTTATGAGTAAATTGATTGTCTTATacgtaattgaatttttatttttacgttaatCATTTTGGATTATAAAGTTggctttatgatataaaattttaatctatatttcaatttcagacataaaaaaatgtaacaatggAAAAGAAAGTACCGATTAACTTAACCATTAGTTAGACttagaattaataaatgatttttagtTATCAGGGTCTGTACAAGAAGTCATTGCCATTccatattaaaacttatttaaaaaaatgtgtacagACGAAAggaaaagagtttttatttaaaaaaaaattacggatAACACATGGCATATCAAACACAAAATTGAATATGTATTTCCTTTCCCTTTTCTtgaagtcaaaatatttaaaacgagacTATTATATACTTCATATCtctccgtttttttttaatttatttaaatctagttAGAATTTTCCATGGTCACGATGACAGTGCAATTTCGCAtgcacttttataaaatgtcgtCAGACAGAATGTTCGACCTAAAATCGCGAAAGTTGCAATCAAAATTGAACCATCGAGCTATTGCAATAGAATCGTAAATCgatatattcatttaactaGCACATCCGTCGAGGTGCAATGTTGTAATTCGAATGATGTAACAAATTTGTAGGCCTGTGACCGTCGCGACACGCTGGCTCAGTTTGCGAAAGTGGTACAAGTATAAGCAGGTGCGTTTGCATAGCTTAGTTTGTTTAGACCTTGCTCAGTGAGCTTAGTGCAGTTACGGCATAAGGTTCCCGAAACAAAACGTACAAAATCATATTTGACGAGTATCGTTAtttgatcaaatatttttttcgatctGTTTATAGTGTTCGATGTTTAATTGGTAACAAATGACATTTAATTACAGTAGcttttaatcaaaatgaaatgAGAACTGCTTATTCATCAATTTTCATTTCACAATTATTCCCTCTTAATCGAACTCGAAGTATCTTGTAGTGGCTTATGGTTTATGTTTCAAAAATTGGTATGCAAAACAATTTCGGCACcggaaaattttatattctaataaaagttaagaaataatcaaatattaaatcaataaattaaaaaagttgacCGATTAATAGCTCTATCTAATTTACTAACGAGTTGCTCAATACTTATTCGAAGTCTACTtgttgaataaagaaaaaaaaaatatgtcacgtaaacattttattaatcacaaaacaaataatttactacagaaataattattcaattaatgattaaaaaacaatatattatttatattaaataagttatcgCGCTAATATTATACGCTAGAATTTAACAGTAGATTAAATAGcaagtttttttatatcatcaaaTATAAAGTTTCAAACGAAATTACAACACAGAATCCACACGATAAAATCTACAGTGTATCATGTTCTTAATTTCGTATGTTTAACGTAattagtacataaataaaaaataatcaacatatttaaatagctttgTGTATTCCCTGGAGCCGTCTGTCAGTTCCATTGAAATACAACAACATTTTGACTAGAATTTAAGTTTGCATATTATTTCAGTTAGGAAAAACCATATTTGTAGGGATATGCTTAAGGAATTTGTTAGCAATGTCTTCCAAAACCATCGAGAGCGCTGTCTCCACGGCCGGCTGCACTTCCTTCGCTAGTTCTGTCGCGTGCATGTGAATTATGTGGTCTGTTATCATTTctgtgaaacaaataaataattatttatttattataacgataGTAAAGTAAATTAGGTATAGCCGCGTCTTACcgaaaatttactaattaagaAGGAGGAATTTACAGCCTGGTGTACTATGTTCTTTGTCCTCACTAAGGGCATAGTTCACCAAGCTGATCCAGAGATTGTTTGTGAATGTCCAGCGTTCGATGaagataattcttttttttttagtatccaTATCTATACTAAAAAACTTCTAATACAAGTGCTCcaagaattattaacaatatatcatATGGTAGAGTAGAGTGCAAGTATTCGCAAGCAAGATTGTAACACACTGACGACGAAATATGAACATACTGTTCTGTAATACACACTGATCAAAATTCTTATGTAATTGTAAtcaacaaacatattttaaaactacattAAGCGGTAGACcgcagacaaaaattaaaagacattataatgaataatgaaaCTTTTTGCGCGTCCTACTTACCCATTTCACCAGTAGTCGAATGAGCTTCTTTTAAATTTGCCAATAGCGGTCCAGTGCAGCGAAGTTTGACGTCAGCGTCACGAATCACCATTCTTTTGTGAACTTTTGCTCCAACAGCATCGAGAGCAGCGGTGCAGTCCGCTAAATTCAACcgatttttaaatactaacaatcatttcaaagttaaatttattaataacctaaCTCTGTAATTTACTATCATTAATAAGATTATGCGGTATGTGTGCTATTTCTATAGTAAATCTTAATTTCTTATTAGTATTATTCGCAAACCAAATCACACCGTATGGTGGCTTCCAGCTACGACAAACTGAATACTACTATTGTTTACTAGTGTTTTCCCGCGACTTGGCTCGTATTTTAGAGGTTGATTGTCAGGTATTATTCacataatatctttatatatattataaactgtgTGTTATTCTGATGCATGAGCTGTATTATTAAGTAACGTTTCATTataatccattcagtagtttttgcatgaaagagtaacaaacatgcTTACATACAAAAtctcacttttataatattaattctggATTCGCAAATAAATGGCGTTATGAATGTTGGCGAAGTTTTTATCACAATTGGAATTAAAAAATTCAGTGGATATTACTTTTATccaaagatatatatgtatatacattataaagcaGAGCTATATTTAAGGAAAACgcatgaaatgtattttaaatctaaggtttggtTATCTTTACTAcatcttcgattggaataggatTGATACTGACGTAGTACGAGGTGATAAGTAAAACGCTTACTGAAATTAGCAGATATTATCCCAGTCGATTCCACTGGCAACATTTGAAATTGTCCGATGACTACATATTCACCGGACATCACGAGTCGTGGTAAGCTTATGTTACCTGTAACCTTTAAGTCTTCTGGGAAGACGCtgaaaaaaatttcaaaaataaataaattatcatttcaaattgtgtattatttcatattaaaatgagGTTTCTCGTaagtgtaataaaacaaaaattctcATCATACTACGATAAACAATCTAAGATCATACTTAcctatgttttaaaataagataaaatttacttataattacactagatttattttaaacatccaAACACATAGGAGTAATAgactaatttattgttaatcgACTCATTCAGCTAGTAGCTATTTATAAGGATCCCGAGGTTCTGatttcaaaccccaggtcggacCGATAAAATGTTACTGAGGTTTTCGAACAATTTTTCAGTTGCAGCCTGGTGTCTGGAAGTTTGAAGTGTGTTCACTCCCGTGCCTTGGAACGTTGGTCCTGGGTCTGAACTTtgatttgccatcccatcggattatgagagtgagggaatagagtgcacctgtgtttgtgctcACAATCGTCGTGCACATACGAGtatatcctgcgtagttggctggtttcCTTTGAGATTGGCCGTGTGAGTGAAAGTTAGGACGACATTACGTCATCATTGTTCATATATTCTTACGGCCATTGGTAATTTATTCTTAGCAACAAGTGAAAACGGTCGTAAGTATGTGACAAAGCTGAAAACCTTCCCACAGAGGTCAGTAACTAA
This genomic window from Vanessa tameamea isolate UH-Manoa-2023 chromosome 5, ilVanTame1 primary haplotype, whole genome shotgun sequence contains:
- the LOC135194819 gene encoding protein takeout-like — its product is MNKILLIFSVIKIFCSAEKSFINFGSFICPREENALGRCLRDALNSYIPQLATGVPEYGVPSCEPLFVPSLAIEQTAGPISVTSSYTDVSVRGPSTMRVKDVQVHSAKHEVIATLHIPELRMKGNYNLKGKLLMLPIEGDGKFSAKYDDIDATVTIVLGRKPRLNAADALACKKLDVMFNVKKVSMDLDNLFGGDGDLGNAMNKFLNENWEKLSKELQSPMEDALKDFFKPLADHVLSTLDADDILLP
- the LOC113392432 gene encoding uncharacterized protein LOC113392432; translation: MCFVDESEQNSTIDGDNLEEMAKKPVCHYSDPHVADCIKRVAEQAKLLLAHGIPSFGIQPLEPLKVPSIRLRQHNMPQARFKYDAWLTDLTLNGLTNYTFNKLDVFPEDLKVTGNISLPRLVMSGEYVVIGQFQMLPVESTGIISANFTDCTAALDAVGAKVHKRMVIRDADVKLRCTGPLLANLKEAHSTTGEMEMITDHIIHMHATELAKEVQPAVETALSMVLEDIANKFLKHIPTNMVFPN